In Flammeovirgaceae bacterium 311, one DNA window encodes the following:
- a CDS encoding transposase (COG3335 Transposase and inactivated derivatives): MSAEEIASKADVVLSTVYKIWNRYLEVGKDAKEAIEEKPRSGQPPKLTYEVKAKITALACSDPPEGNEYWTLQMICDKVVELGYVEKISTEPVRKYLKKSSSSPGKRSNGLSGK, from the coding sequence ATGAGTGCAGAAGAGATAGCTTCTAAAGCAGATGTAGTTTTATCAACGGTTTATAAGATCTGGAACAGATATTTAGAAGTGGGTAAGGATGCCAAAGAGGCTATTGAAGAAAAACCTCGTTCAGGTCAGCCGCCCAAGCTCACTTATGAGGTGAAGGCAAAGATTACCGCCCTTGCCTGCAGCGATCCTCCTGAGGGTAATGAATACTGGACTCTTCAGATGATTTGTGATAAAGTGGTAGAGTTGGGGTATGTTGAGAAGATTTCTACAGAGCCAGTGAGGAAGTATTTGAAAAAAAGCTCATCAAGCCCTGGCAAAAGAAGCAATGGGTTATCGGGCAAATAG